Proteins encoded in a region of the Stieleria neptunia genome:
- a CDS encoding four helix bundle protein yields MRDHRNLRAFQLADALVIDLYRATKSFPRDEMFGLTSQLRRAVVSIASNIVEGCARESQPDFVRFLDMAFSSAREVEYQLTVAARLEYLPTDLADSLNRQIVETSKVLYGLIRSLRKSTTD; encoded by the coding sequence GTGAGAGATCATCGGAACCTGCGTGCGTTTCAACTTGCTGATGCGCTGGTCATTGATTTGTATCGGGCGACCAAGTCGTTTCCGCGAGATGAAATGTTTGGGCTGACGTCGCAACTTCGACGTGCCGTGGTTTCAATCGCATCGAATATTGTCGAGGGCTGCGCTCGCGAATCGCAGCCCGACTTTGTTCGATTCCTCGATATGGCGTTTTCCTCGGCGCGTGAAGTGGAATACCAGCTAACCGTAGCCGCCCGCCTGGAATATCTTCCCACAGATCTAGCGGATTCATTGAATCGGCAGATCGTTGAAACGTCGAAAGTGCTGTACGGATTGATCCGTTCGCTGCGGAAATCTACTACAGACTAA
- a CDS encoding endonuclease V, producing the protein MMEKDTNALVIACLDVGYTDTAARAACVVIKNWRDARPTAEHVAKIHEVKDYQPGEFYRRELPCIQAVLAKLDQRPTCIVVDGYVWLDGDHRPGLGAHLFEASDRKVPVIGVAKNPFKDTDHATELRRGKSDRPLYITAAGVPIAQAVVNIGAMHGPHRQPTILKRADQLSRQDLPNE; encoded by the coding sequence ATGATGGAGAAAGACACGAACGCTCTGGTGATTGCTTGTCTCGATGTCGGATACACGGACACCGCGGCAAGAGCGGCATGCGTTGTCATCAAGAATTGGCGAGACGCTCGCCCGACCGCAGAACATGTGGCAAAAATCCACGAGGTGAAGGACTACCAGCCGGGCGAGTTCTATCGTCGAGAACTGCCATGCATCCAAGCGGTGCTGGCCAAGCTTGATCAACGACCAACCTGCATTGTCGTTGACGGCTATGTCTGGTTGGATGGAGACCATCGTCCCGGACTGGGGGCTCATCTGTTCGAAGCGTCCGATCGCAAGGTGCCCGTTATCGGAGTTGCCAAGAATCCGTTCAAAGACACGGATCATGCAACTGAACTTCGACGAGGCAAGAGCGACCGACCGCTGTACATCACGGCCGCAGGAGTCCCGATTGCCCAAGCAGTCGTCAACATCGGTGCGATGCATGGCCCCCATCGCCAGCCAACGATCCTGAAGCGTGCTGATCAATTGAGCCGCCAAGATCTACCCAACGAATAA
- a CDS encoding DUF5677 domain-containing protein: MSESDVNADDHLLRLFRVIVQESNLRKDQNATAHALLMLLVRVGNSWRSIYTLQNNTDDSEGYGVDAGTLLRAMYDAYLQAALICHDPSESEALAQDYIDFQHIERFKLKESIMRHETSLTQHLQSSPNRDEGEKRLNNEYDRVKARFLNERRKKDGTIKHGPGTRNTWYRGTLAEVADRVGNSDEYDSVLRHFHGCVHSSPMAVQCGPLVSSDHLLHWASTIVGRIANFCVKHNHIVLDNVDQQILDVLSKPYFGPDH; encoded by the coding sequence ATGTCGGAAAGTGATGTCAACGCAGACGACCATTTGCTTCGCCTATTTCGCGTTATTGTCCAAGAATCGAATTTGCGCAAGGATCAGAATGCGACGGCCCATGCACTTTTGATGCTGTTGGTGAGGGTAGGCAATTCATGGCGATCAATTTACACATTGCAGAATAATACCGACGACTCAGAAGGGTACGGTGTCGACGCAGGAACACTCCTTCGCGCAATGTACGATGCGTACCTTCAGGCAGCACTGATTTGTCATGACCCAAGCGAGTCTGAGGCCCTAGCTCAGGACTATATCGATTTCCAGCACATCGAACGATTCAAATTGAAAGAATCGATCATGCGGCATGAAACCTCGCTTACTCAACATCTGCAATCGTCGCCTAACAGAGACGAGGGAGAAAAGCGGCTAAACAACGAATACGATCGAGTGAAAGCAAGATTTTTGAACGAGCGTAGAAAGAAGGATGGAACGATCAAACACGGACCTGGAACCAGGAACACCTGGTATCGCGGTACGTTGGCAGAAGTTGCCGATCGAGTAGGGAATTCTGACGAATACGATTCAGTGCTTCGTCACTTCCATGGATGCGTACACTCCAGTCCAATGGCGGTGCAATGCGGACCGCTGGTTTCGAGCGACCACTTATTGCACTGGGCCTCGACGATCGTTGGGCGAATTGCAAATTTCTGTGTCAAACACAATCACATAGTTCTTGACAATGTAGATCAACAGATTCTCGACGTGCTGTCAAAGCCATATTTTGGTCCGGATCACTGA
- the tnpA gene encoding IS66 family insertion sequence element accessory protein TnpA has product MARLPDPQLARQWRERLDRFEHSELTVAKFCEVEGYSAASFYQWRRKLRDEKSPGDPAFIPVQFDASELSCAARRGFEIDLPGGATVKVPPDATTVERRELIADIVQATAVEVTL; this is encoded by the coding sequence ATGGCACGATTGCCCGACCCACAGCTCGCCCGGCAATGGCGAGAGCGACTCGATCGATTTGAGCACTCTGAATTGACTGTCGCAAAATTCTGCGAAGTCGAAGGATACTCGGCGGCCTCCTTCTATCAGTGGCGGCGAAAGCTCCGCGACGAAAAGTCTCCCGGTGACCCGGCATTCATCCCCGTACAGTTCGATGCCAGCGAGCTTTCATGCGCAGCCCGGCGAGGCTTCGAAATCGACTTGCCCGGTGGGGCGACCGTCAAAGTGCCGCCGGATGCGACCACCGTCGAGAGACGCGAGCTGATCGCCGATATCGTCCAAGCGACTGCGGTCGAGGTAACGCTGTGA
- the tnpB gene encoding IS66 family insertion sequence element accessory protein TnpB (TnpB, as the term is used for proteins encoded by IS66 family insertion elements, is considered an accessory protein, since TnpC, encoded by a neighboring gene, is a DDE family transposase.) translates to MIAISPTTRIFVCTDATDMRKGFCGLSGLVKAHFQIDLFSGHLFVFFNRRRDYVKVLAWDKDGLSIWSKRLERGTFEKLTRSSDGDLEIDSAELIMMLRGVQIEGTQRRKRYSIDTAKVA, encoded by the coding sequence GTGATCGCAATCTCACCAACGACACGCATTTTCGTCTGCACCGACGCGACCGACATGCGAAAAGGATTCTGCGGTTTGTCGGGCCTCGTCAAAGCACACTTCCAGATCGACCTGTTCTCTGGTCACTTGTTTGTTTTCTTCAATCGCAGGCGTGACTACGTCAAGGTCTTGGCCTGGGACAAAGACGGTCTTTCTATCTGGTCGAAGCGACTCGAGCGTGGAACCTTTGAGAAGCTGACGCGAAGTTCCGACGGTGACTTGGAGATCGATTCGGCGGAACTAATCATGATGCTTCGCGGTGTGCAGATCGAAGGAACGCAGCGAAGGAAACGCTACTCGATTGACACAGCCAAAGTGGCGTAG
- the tnpC gene encoding IS66 family transposase, translated as MTEPENQDDLQSLRRFNDELVETVQSQQKTIAQLREELNLYRRKLFGQSSERHAEDDSQLHLFDLGESVNEGDDDEQDPPKSRKKRRRKKKSEKLPAHLRRKIIEADVSSKERMCSCCGEEMPIIGTDISERLDLIPAELFVWEIRRHKRACGKCRESIAQVPAGSEPGGPTTPVAGSDYGFGVYTQIITNKFADHLPLYRGEDIFARAGVMIPRNTQFGMLVNIAALVAPLIALMKSRIVSGRVLGVDDTSVRLQDPALPGKMRTARFWLYRGREDHPYNVFDFTESRGRDGPAGFLKDFHGHAVVDAYGVHEGVYLGKHDQIFAACCNCHARRKFVEAKPNDPVAAARALAMYRGLYDVEDRAKQCSADERLELRQLESAPLMNQLHDWLIEKSSDPRVLPKSSLGKAVRYSLNQWDELTVFLGDGAIPFDNNQTENELRSLTIGRQNWLFVGSNRGGEVAAAMYSLVSSAARHHLDAWAYVDDCLRKLAGGSTDYEALLPDVWRGRHPESIRVYRDAEQASRRLTTQQRRVRRREAKVA; from the coding sequence ATGACTGAGCCGGAGAATCAAGACGACTTGCAGAGCCTCCGGCGGTTCAATGATGAGTTGGTCGAAACGGTTCAGTCACAACAGAAGACGATCGCACAACTTCGCGAAGAACTGAACCTGTACCGTCGCAAACTGTTTGGTCAATCCTCCGAGCGGCATGCCGAAGACGATTCGCAGTTGCATCTGTTCGATCTCGGCGAGTCGGTCAATGAAGGCGATGATGACGAGCAGGATCCGCCGAAGTCTCGCAAGAAGCGACGCCGTAAGAAGAAGTCCGAAAAACTACCGGCTCACTTGAGACGCAAGATCATCGAGGCGGACGTCTCGTCCAAAGAGCGAATGTGTTCTTGCTGTGGCGAAGAGATGCCCATCATTGGCACGGACATCAGCGAGCGGCTCGATCTGATTCCGGCGGAACTCTTCGTTTGGGAAATCCGTCGTCATAAGCGTGCCTGTGGCAAGTGCAGAGAGTCGATCGCGCAGGTTCCCGCCGGCAGCGAGCCCGGTGGACCGACCACGCCGGTTGCCGGCAGTGATTATGGCTTTGGCGTTTACACGCAAATCATCACCAACAAGTTTGCCGACCATTTGCCACTGTATCGAGGTGAAGATATCTTCGCCCGCGCAGGCGTGATGATCCCGAGAAACACGCAGTTTGGGATGCTTGTGAACATCGCGGCACTCGTCGCACCGCTGATCGCCTTGATGAAATCGCGAATCGTTTCGGGCCGCGTACTGGGCGTCGATGACACGTCGGTGCGGCTGCAAGATCCTGCCTTGCCCGGCAAGATGCGAACGGCTCGCTTCTGGCTGTATCGTGGCCGCGAAGACCATCCGTACAACGTGTTCGACTTTACCGAGAGTCGTGGGCGCGACGGTCCGGCGGGATTCTTGAAGGATTTTCACGGCCACGCGGTGGTCGACGCCTATGGAGTTCACGAGGGAGTCTACCTGGGGAAACACGATCAGATCTTTGCCGCGTGTTGTAACTGTCACGCTCGGAGGAAGTTCGTCGAAGCAAAGCCGAACGATCCGGTGGCCGCTGCGCGTGCGCTTGCGATGTACCGAGGACTTTATGACGTCGAGGATCGCGCAAAGCAGTGTAGTGCCGACGAGCGTCTTGAGCTTCGCCAGCTTGAATCGGCCCCGTTGATGAACCAACTCCATGACTGGTTGATCGAGAAGAGCAGCGATCCGCGAGTGTTGCCCAAGAGTTCGCTTGGCAAGGCCGTCAGGTACTCGCTGAATCAGTGGGACGAGTTAACGGTGTTTCTAGGCGATGGAGCGATTCCGTTTGACAACAACCAAACAGAGAACGAGCTTCGGAGCCTGACGATCGGTCGTCAGAACTGGTTGTTCGTCGGCTCCAATCGCGGTGGCGAAGTAGCCGCTGCGATGTACAGCTTGGTATCATCGGCGGCGCGGCATCATCTCGATGCTTGGGCTTACGTGGACGATTGCCTTCGCAAGCTTGCCGGTGGCTCGACGGACTACGAAGCGTTGCTTCCGGATGTTTGGCGAGGCCGCCATCCCGAGAGCATTCGAGTGTATCGTGATGCCGAGCAGGCGTCGCGACGATTGACAACTCAGCAACGCCGCGTGCGTCGGCGCGAAGCCAAGGTGGCGTGA
- a CDS encoding slipin family protein produces the protein MMINGAQREFIIKDTHRGLYYEDGKLAKILEAGRYKIPPRKRWFKKLPTVECMLVDVRERELTIKGQEILTADKVAIRVSILVQFRVTDPKAAIHTVDNFEDRLYSDVQLAARRSLASMNLEEILTNRNRLSEDILSDVTESANGYGVTIRRADVKDLIFPGNLQEIMNRVLAAERHSEAQLVEARTRAEVEQIEAESRAEITRRDAQADAEARRLREQAEAEATLGKAEAETRAYAERVKAAEALESVSVLSAQVSLRGSGGRRLLFTNPKIHRAIVAN, from the coding sequence ATGATGATTAACGGTGCTCAGCGAGAGTTCATCATTAAGGACACCCACCGCGGTTTGTACTACGAAGACGGTAAGCTGGCGAAGATCCTGGAAGCAGGTCGTTACAAGATTCCGCCGCGAAAGCGTTGGTTCAAGAAGCTGCCGACCGTCGAGTGCATGCTGGTCGACGTTCGTGAGCGAGAGCTGACGATTAAGGGCCAGGAAATCTTGACGGCCGACAAGGTCGCGATCCGAGTAAGCATTCTCGTGCAGTTCCGTGTGACGGACCCGAAGGCGGCGATCCACACGGTCGACAACTTCGAGGATCGACTTTACAGTGACGTGCAGCTGGCCGCGCGACGTTCACTGGCGTCGATGAACCTGGAGGAAATTCTCACCAACCGAAACCGGCTGAGTGAGGATATCCTGTCCGACGTCACGGAATCAGCAAACGGTTACGGTGTTACGATTCGACGAGCCGACGTGAAGGACTTGATCTTCCCAGGTAACCTGCAGGAGATCATGAATCGCGTTCTGGCAGCCGAGCGACACAGCGAGGCTCAACTGGTCGAGGCGCGAACGCGAGCGGAAGTCGAGCAGATCGAGGCGGAGTCTCGAGCTGAAATCACACGACGTGATGCCCAGGCAGACGCCGAAGCACGACGACTGCGTGAGCAGGCCGAAGCAGAAGCGACGCTGGGCAAGGCGGAAGCCGAAACGCGAGCGTACGCGGAACGCGTCAAGGCAGCCGAGGCACTGGAAAGCGTAAGCGTTCTATCTGCCCAGGTGTCGCTTCGTGGCTCGGGCGGCCGGCGACTGCTTTTCACCAATCCGAAGATCCATCGGGCCATTGTGGCGAATTGA